tccctgctaaacacacacacatgcatatttaCAGGAAAGTGGGTGGTGGTTTTCTTTATCAAAAACActtacatacattttcttttactcTTTTTAGGAtaccaaagaaaacaaatgaaacttgAAAAGCCAATGACTTGGAAACCAAGTATTTTCTTACTGTTTCTACTATGTATCTTCATAATGTCCTTCTCATATGGAGtcattgaaatatttaataaacagcaaatcCTGAAGATGGATCAATTAGAATCAAGTTCCAAATCAACAATGACCACTATTAGAAAGGATCGAGGGATATGGACTGTAAACTCAATTGGCCGTCTTGGCAATCAAATGGGTGAGTATGCAACTCTGTATGCCTTGGCTAAGCAAAACAATCACCAAGCATACATACTTCCAGAGATGCATGAGTACTTAGCACCAATCTTCAAGATCACTTTACCTGTGCTTCACagtaaaattaacaaaaacatacaatGGAAACATTACGCGCTCCATGACTGGATGTCCAATGAGTATTACAACATTCCTGGGGATTATGTGAAGCTAACAGGCTATCCTTGCTCTTGGACCTTCTACCATCATATTAAAGAAGACATCCTTAGGGAATTCACCTTCCATGATTTCCTCAAAGACGAGGCCAACCGGTACCTAGAAGGTATTAAAGGGAGTCGGGAAAATGTCACCTTCATTGGAGTCCATGTGCGAAGGGGGGACTATGTGCATGTTATGAGAGACGCATGGAAGGGAGTGATAGCAGATAAGGCCTACATTGATAAAGCCATGTCTTATTTCAGGAACAAGTATCAAGAACCTGTGTTTGTGGTAACCAGCAATGGCATGGAGTGGTGCAAAGAGAACATTGATGCTTCTAAAGGAGATGTGTGTTTCTCTGGTGATGGAAATGAATCAAACCCAGCAAAGGACTTTGCTATTCTTGCTCACTGCAATCACACCATCATGACTATTGGGACATTTGGCTACTGGGCTGGGTACCTTGTTGGTGGGGAGATGGTTTATCTCTCCAACTTCACACTCCCTGAATCACCATTCCTGAAAGAATTCAAGTATGAAGCTGCCTTCCTTCCTGAATTGCATGGGATCCCAGCTGACCTTTCACCCCTTCTGAATTCAATCAAACCATAGATCGATGAATTGCTCTACTTCACTTGTAACAATGAACAACTTGGCCAAAAATTAGGAGGACTCACTGACAGCACGCGCTTCAGAGGACACGCATGCTTGCCTTCATCTCTGCCAAATCAATATGGGAGCTGCAGCACTGAGACaaggtcttaaaaacaattggaaatttcaaattgggagaaaatgggtaaaaataattgccgattccaaatttaaaaataaaaaaagtttaaaccaaAAAAGCTTGGAGAACAAAACAAGAGAGAATGGTATTCCATGCCAAACAAGGAGGCGAGTGAAATGGGGACAGTTTTGGCTGAATTCAGAAAACTCTGTAAAGATGTGAACACCAGCCTTCAAATAGTAGAATAGGCTGAAAGCAGAATTAGTGAAATGGAAGACAGCTGCATCAGCCGGGAGAGATTGTTAAGAAAGAAAGGCATCATTGATTATTGCAATTCAGTCTGATCCGCAGGATACATTACAACCCAGAACAATATTTCAAACAGTTTCTCAGATAACAAACATCATTGTACCACCTGAGCCACGCCTGGTATGTCTTGGCGATATGTCTTTAGTGACAAATATGGGCATTGGGGATGTTTGATTTATTAAGATGGCACTAATAACAGCTGATAAATGTATTGCTCTTTGTTGGAAAAATGATAACTCCCCAAATATATCTATGTGGTTTGGGAATATTTGCTCATAGGATTTGCAAAAGGAACCGGCTCTATTTGAAGAGATATGGAGTGGATTTATTAACTTCCTTAACTCCTCAACTTATTTTGCCACCACAAAGTATAGCTCCCTCCTGACCAGAGTTTATCCGCAGTccagttatttttgttatatatgttatattatataacatataatataaCATATATTATAGAACATATAATAACACAGCTGCTTACATATAATAACACAGctgcttaaaatgtgtttcttttaagcagctcttaaaataaacaaatcccctgggccggatgagatcctcccaatagtactcaaagaaatgaaagaagttatttacaaaccgctaaccaagatcatgcaacagtctcttgacacagggttgtaccgacagactggaaaattgcaaacttaataccgatccacaaaaagggagacaaaaccgaaccaggtaactacagatcaataagcctgacctctattgtatgtaaacttatggaaactataataagatccaaaatggaaaaatacttatatggtaacaatatcctgggagacagtcagcatggtttaaggaaagggagatcgtgtctaactaacctgcttgattattttgtggatgcaacatcgacaatg
This genomic stretch from Acipenser ruthenus chromosome 16, fAciRut3.2 maternal haplotype, whole genome shotgun sequence harbors:
- the LOC117962737 gene encoding galactoside alpha-(1,2)-fucosyltransferase 2-like; this translates as MKLEKPMTWKPSIFLLFLLCIFIMSFSYGVIEIFNKQQILKMDQLESSSKSTMTTIRKDRGIWTVNSIGRLGNQMGEYATLYALAKQNNHQAYILPEMHEYLAPIFKITLPVLHSKINKNIQWKHYALHDWMSNEYYNIPGDYVKLTGYPCSWTFYHHIKEDILREFTFHDFLKDEANRYLEGIKGSRENVTFIGVHVRRGDYVHVMRDAWKGVIADKAYIDKAMSYFRNKYQEPVFVVTSNGMEWCKENIDASKGDVCFSGDGNESNPAKDFAILAHCNHTIMTIGTFGYWAGYLVGGEMVYLSNFTLPESPFLKEFKYEAAFLPELHGIPADLSPLLNSIKP